The segment CCCGCTCTTCCGCTGTCGCGGCATACTCAAACATCCAGTCGGGCGTGCGGTGGGCGCTGACGATGCGCACCTCGTAGGGAATGCTCAACTCTTTGAGCGTTTCGGCGGCATGCTTCATCGTCTCCCAATCGGAGACGCTACCCATGATGATGCCGACCAAGGGTTGCGTCACCCTCATCACCTCCGTGTCCGACGCAATTTTGCCGTTTGGGACACGCTTGCTGCGGTGAAGGTTGTGCCAAGATTTTGGCGACCGGTAATGCTGTGACGGAGGTGCTCCGATGTATGGAAGCGATGCTGCGGGGAACGATGCGCATCAACGAACGCGGGCATTTGGAAATCGGTGGCTGCGACTGTGTGGAACTGGCGCAAAAATTGGGGACACCGCTGTTCGTCATGGACGAAGCGCTGATCCGGGACAACTGCCGCCGCTATAAAAACGCTTTTGCCCGGTGCTACCCAGCGGAAGTCCGCATCGCTTATGCGGCTAAAGCCTTTTTCGTCTTGGCGATGGCGAAACTGGTGGACGAAGAAGGGTTGTGGCTAGATGTGGCGTCGGGCGGCGAACTGTTTACGGCGTTGCAAGCGAAGTTTCCCCCCCAACGCATTTACCTGCACGGCAACTTTAAATCGGACGACGAATTGACGATGGCGTTGCGTCATCGGGTTGGGCGCATCGTCGTGGACAGTTTTGAAGAGTTGGAGCGGCTGAACGAATTGGCACGGCACCACGCGACGGTCGCCGACATCCTGTTGCGCGTCACGCCGGGCATAGAAGCCCACACGCACGAGTTCATCCGCACGGGGCAGTTTGACACCAAGTTCGGTTTTTCGCTGACAGACGGTATCGCGTTGGAAGCGACCGAGCGCGCCCTTTCGTCGCCCCATTTGCGTTTGCACGGCTTTCATTGCCACATCGGTTCGCAGGTGTTTGAGACAGAGCCCTACCGTGTCGCCACCGAACAAATGTTTGCTTTCGCCGACCAAGTGCGGCGGGCGACGGGATTTGCGACGGCGGAACTCAACCTCGGCGGCGGGTTAGGAGTCCGCTATACGCCCGACGACGACCCGCCTGGCATTGAGACCTTCGCGGCAGCGTTGTGCGCTGCCGTGCAGGAGATGGCGCAACGCTTTCGGTTTGACTTGCCCACATTGGTGATTGAACCGGGGCGCTCTATCGTCGGCGAAGCGGGCACGACCCTCTACACCATCGGCGTCGTCAAGGCAATCCCGCAGGTGCGCACTTATGTGTCGGTGGACGGCGGGATGAGCGACAACCCGCGCCCTGCCCTTTACGGCGCCCGCTATTTCGCCCTCATCGCCAACAAAGCCGACCAACCTGCCGACAAAGTCGTGACCGTCGCAGGCAAACATTGCGAAAGCGACATCCTCATCCGCGACATCGCTCTCGCCGACCCGCAGCCGGGCGATATCCTCGCCGTCTTTACGACGGGCGCTTACCACTACAGCATGGCGAGCAACTACAACCGCTTCCCGCGCCCGGCGGTCGTTTTTGTACGGGACGGTAAAGCGCGTTTGGTCGTGCGGCGGGAAACTTGGGATGATTTGCTGCGCTGTGATGTCTGGGACGACATGGTGATATCTGGCTGGACCTGAAAGGCTGGCAAAGTTGAATGTTCCTTTCAGCCGTGCCTCGGCGGGCGCGTCTTTTGATGCGCCGCTTGCTTTTCGGCGTCTCAGGAGAGCCGCCCTCCGAACGAACCTTCGGCGCCTCGGAGGGCGCATCTCTGATGCGCCGCTTTTGGCGGCTCAGGAGAGCCGCCCTCCGAACGAACCTTCAACATCTCGGCGGGCGCATCTCTGATGCGCCGCTTTTGGCGGCTCAGGAGAGCCGCCCTCCGAACGAACCTTCAACATCTCGGCGGGCGCATCTCTGATGCGCCGCTTTTGGCGGCTCAGGAGAGCCGCCCTCCGAACGAACCTTCAACATCTCGGCGGGCGCATCTCTGATGCGCCGCTTTTGGCGGCTCAGGAGAGCCGCCCTCCGAACGAACCTTCGGCGCCTCGGCGGGCGCATCTCTGATGCGCC is part of the bacterium HR17 genome and harbors:
- the lysA gene encoding Diaminopimelate decarboxylase, with amino-acid sequence MEAMLRGTMRINERGHLEIGGCDCVELAQKLGTPLFVMDEALIRDNCRRYKNAFARCYPAEVRIAYAAKAFFVLAMAKLVDEEGLWLDVASGGELFTALQAKFPPQRIYLHGNFKSDDELTMALRHRVGRIVVDSFEELERLNELARHHATVADILLRVTPGIEAHTHEFIRTGQFDTKFGFSLTDGIALEATERALSSPHLRLHGFHCHIGSQVFETEPYRVATEQMFAFADQVRRATGFATAELNLGGGLGVRYTPDDDPPGIETFAAALCAAVQEMAQRFRFDLPTLVIEPGRSIVGEAGTTLYTIGVVKAIPQVRTYVSVDGGMSDNPRPALYGARYFALIANKADQPADKVVTVAGKHCESDILIRDIALADPQPGDILAVFTTGAYHYSMASNYNRFPRPAVVFVRDGKARLVVRRETWDDLLRCDVWDDMVISGWT